Proteins from a single region of Sneathiella aquimaris:
- a CDS encoding DUF2339 domain-containing protein: MEDFFLLFIILVPFALVGLLIWLVLKVRSLERKFAYLVKQQSVWSRTDEVKGRPVSAQTEVVKDPAQAEQEKESPTKDQPLSPHTEQSVSVKINADAHPAEPGIQETFRTESDTESNIAGAPKVSLLDRLTDIRILIWIGGSALALGGVFVVKYSFEHELLGPWGRVLAGGLLGLVMLAASEWLRRQEDLGSTRQHWSYLPLIVSAAGFVTLYGAIFAGYALYQLFSPLIALLLMAVVAASGLVYSLLLGPPIALLAVIGAYLVPLLVSTENPSTEMLYLYLGGVMAGSFLFLRYRQWPFIAGVNLLFAVLWFLMWLVFSSVKTAEIMVLTIYGCMVLGLYLYQFAGPVSGPRENGWRTLYRHPEKWAVAAVAFVGFIGLALAFFSNYLPASLALPFLLLPITAWASSRNGFLETSVWIGQASLLIYIGLWPEGSYQNGVLQPDLAVIIWSALGGAFYVLMAGWRLKSGISAFNGILYAVYMPLLIFCLLFWKYNGFGTSLEWSVIALVLAGGYVGAASTIRQKMSEEAGRLLVGLLAAGGTGGLSLALAAALEAEWLTIAFALQVLALGWIHRHIPIRIFRPIASLLAIIVIVRLEMDSELFRFLFDASLSVDWYLYGLGVPLVAFLVSRHIFGKEKQDYLTGLLESGAVLFWVSLIALTVRQWMSGSDVGFLGLSFAEASIHVVSWLLNALGLYWLASRRSNPVREWAWKILGAFGLGVLVFGTMLLLNPMISRSGEVGSWYLINWLSFGYIGTAVILLMGTRVLRSDHLKYGPYIVGLAGLLGFWYLNTEIRHFFNGPDMLLGSVGETEMYAYSVGWLCYAGAGMGLGIARDRHRILQAALLLLLLTAVKVFFFDMSALEGLLRAASFLGLGIVLIGLAFLYQRFGKKNVHNNP, encoded by the coding sequence ATGGAAGATTTTTTTCTGCTTTTTATAATACTCGTACCCTTTGCGTTGGTCGGTCTCTTGATCTGGCTGGTTTTAAAGGTCCGATCATTGGAACGCAAATTTGCGTATCTTGTAAAACAGCAATCTGTTTGGTCCCGCACCGATGAGGTTAAGGGCCGGCCTGTATCGGCACAGACTGAGGTAGTTAAGGATCCGGCGCAGGCTGAACAAGAAAAAGAAAGCCCTACAAAAGATCAGCCACTTTCCCCTCATACAGAACAATCTGTGAGTGTAAAAATCAACGCGGACGCTCATCCAGCAGAGCCCGGTATTCAAGAAACTTTCCGGACTGAAAGTGACACTGAAAGTAATATTGCCGGGGCGCCGAAGGTAAGCCTGCTGGACCGTCTGACGGATATCCGCATACTGATTTGGATCGGTGGATCCGCCCTCGCGTTAGGCGGGGTCTTCGTCGTAAAATACTCTTTTGAGCATGAATTGTTAGGTCCCTGGGGTCGGGTGTTGGCCGGTGGGTTGCTGGGGCTGGTAATGCTGGCGGCGTCTGAATGGTTGCGGCGTCAGGAAGATCTTGGATCGACCCGTCAACACTGGTCCTATTTACCGCTTATTGTCTCGGCGGCGGGTTTTGTAACCCTGTATGGCGCTATCTTCGCTGGATATGCCCTCTATCAACTGTTTTCGCCTCTGATTGCCCTTTTGTTGATGGCGGTCGTGGCCGCTTCGGGATTGGTTTATTCCTTGTTATTGGGACCTCCCATTGCTTTGCTGGCAGTGATTGGCGCGTATCTTGTCCCTCTATTGGTATCAACAGAAAACCCTTCTACCGAGATGTTGTATCTGTATCTTGGGGGTGTCATGGCCGGCAGTTTTCTATTCCTAAGATATCGGCAATGGCCTTTCATCGCCGGCGTCAATCTGCTGTTTGCTGTTCTGTGGTTCTTGATGTGGCTGGTCTTCTCGTCGGTTAAAACGGCAGAAATCATGGTTTTGACGATCTATGGCTGTATGGTCTTGGGCTTGTACCTGTATCAATTTGCAGGGCCTGTTAGCGGGCCACGGGAAAATGGCTGGCGAACCCTTTACCGTCATCCAGAAAAATGGGCGGTTGCAGCGGTCGCATTCGTCGGATTTATTGGTCTGGCGCTCGCCTTTTTTTCAAACTATCTGCCAGCCAGCCTAGCACTGCCGTTCTTGTTGTTGCCGATAACAGCGTGGGCCTCTTCCCGAAACGGGTTTTTGGAGACATCCGTTTGGATCGGACAGGCGTCTTTGCTTATCTATATTGGTTTATGGCCGGAGGGATCCTATCAAAACGGTGTCTTGCAACCGGACCTTGCCGTCATCATCTGGTCTGCGCTTGGCGGCGCGTTTTATGTTTTGATGGCCGGCTGGCGTCTGAAGTCAGGGATATCGGCCTTTAACGGGATTTTATATGCCGTCTATATGCCACTTCTCATTTTCTGCCTGTTGTTCTGGAAATATAACGGGTTCGGAACCTCCCTTGAATGGAGTGTTATTGCGTTGGTTCTGGCTGGTGGATATGTGGGGGCCGCAAGTACAATTCGTCAGAAAATGTCTGAAGAAGCAGGGCGGTTACTGGTGGGCCTGCTGGCGGCGGGTGGCACTGGTGGTCTATCGCTGGCACTTGCGGCCGCTTTGGAAGCAGAATGGCTGACAATTGCCTTTGCTCTTCAGGTCTTGGCCTTGGGGTGGATCCATCGCCATATCCCGATCAGAATATTCCGACCTATCGCATCCTTGCTGGCCATCATTGTTATTGTACGGCTCGAAATGGATAGTGAACTCTTTCGTTTTCTGTTTGATGCTTCTCTTTCTGTGGATTGGTATCTCTATGGGCTTGGTGTACCGCTTGTTGCTTTTCTTGTTTCCAGGCATATTTTTGGAAAAGAAAAACAGGACTATCTGACGGGTTTGCTGGAAAGTGGCGCGGTGCTGTTTTGGGTAAGTTTGATTGCGTTGACAGTTCGTCAGTGGATGTCCGGTAGTGACGTCGGATTTCTGGGTTTGAGTTTTGCAGAAGCCAGCATTCATGTTGTCAGTTGGCTCTTGAATGCCCTTGGGCTGTATTGGTTGGCCAGTCGGCGGTCAAATCCGGTGCGAGAGTGGGCCTGGAAAATCCTGGGAGCCTTCGGACTTGGGGTGCTCGTGTTCGGAACGATGCTTCTGTTAAATCCGATGATTAGCCGGTCAGGGGAAGTAGGAAGCTGGTATCTGATCAATTGGCTTTCGTTTGGGTATATCGGCACTGCGGTCATCCTGCTCATGGGTACACGGGTGTTGAGATCAGATCATCTGAAATATGGACCCTATATTGTAGGCCTCGCTGGATTGCTGGGGTTTTGGTATCTGAATACAGAAATACGGCACTTCTTTAATGGTCCTGACATGTTGCTGGGATCGGTAGGAGAGACCGAAATGTATGCCTATTCTGTAGGCTGGTTATGTTATGCGGGCGCTGGCATGGGGTTAGGTATTGCACGGGACAGGCATCGTATCCTTCAGGCGGCGTTATTATTATTACTGCTGACCGCAGTGAAGGTTTTCTTTTTTGATATGTCCGCCTTGGAAGGCTTGTTACGAGCTGCGTCGTTTCTGGGGTTGGGCATTGTATTGATCGGGCTGGCGTTTCTGTATCAACGATTTGGAAAAAAGAATGTCCATAATAATCCTTGA
- a CDS encoding VOC family protein: MKIQKIHHVAYRCRDAKETVDWYVKYLNMDFVLAIAENEVPSTKAPDPYMHVFLDAGNGNILAFFELPNSPDMGKDPNTPEWVQHLALKVGSMDELLAAKERFEADGIDVLGPVNHTLFQSIYFFDPNGHRIELAANTDTAEMNAKLDHVKWEMLEEWSRTKRAPQHARWMHDGSVEPDFAKTEK; the protein is encoded by the coding sequence ATGAAAATTCAGAAAATTCATCATGTGGCGTACCGGTGCAGGGATGCGAAGGAAACTGTCGATTGGTATGTAAAATACCTGAATATGGATTTTGTTCTGGCGATTGCCGAAAATGAAGTTCCTTCGACGAAGGCGCCTGATCCATACATGCATGTATTTCTGGATGCTGGGAATGGAAACATCCTGGCATTTTTTGAGCTGCCGAATTCCCCTGATATGGGGAAGGACCCCAATACGCCTGAATGGGTTCAGCATCTTGCGTTAAAAGTTGGAAGTATGGACGAGCTCCTCGCAGCGAAAGAGCGGTTTGAAGCCGACGGCATTGATGTGCTTGGTCCGGTCAACCACACTTTGTTTCAGTCCATCTATTTTTTCGACCCAAATGGTCATCGGATCGAACTTGCCGCAAATACTGATACGGCGGAAATGAACGCCAAACTGGACCATGTAAAGTGGGAAATGCTGGAAGAATGGAGCCGGACAAAACGGGCCCCCCAACATGCACGGTGGATGCATGACGGCAGTGTAGAGCCGGATTTTGCGAAAACGGAAAAGTAA